The Strix aluco isolate bStrAlu1 chromosome 1, bStrAlu1.hap1, whole genome shotgun sequence genome has a window encoding:
- the TOP1MT gene encoding DNA topoisomerase I, mitochondrial isoform X4 produces the protein MLDHEYTTKEVFQNNFFNDWRKEMTSDEQKIIKDLDKCDFREIHKYFVDKSEARKALSKEEKQKLKEEADKIQEEYGYCILDGHREKIGNFKTEPPGLFRGRGDHPKMGMLKRRIMPEDVVINCSKDSKIPEPPEGHKWKEVRFDNTVTWLASWTENIQNTLKYIMLNPSSKLKGEKDWQKYEVARRLKDVVHKIRAQYRADWKSKEMKKRQRAVALYFIDKLALRAGNEKEEGETADTVGCCSLRVEHIRLHPELDGQEHVVEFDFLGKDSIRYYNKVSVEKMVFKNLQLFMKNKDPSDDLFDRLNTSILNRHLQSLMDGLSAKVFRTYNASITLQEQLKALTNSEDNVAGKLLSYNRANRAVAILCNHQRSTPKTFEKSMQNLQAKIDAKKQQVEEAQEELKKAEDEFEDTKDAKAEANVEKKKKLLKRLEEQLDKLNVQATDKEENKQIALGTSKLNYLDPRISIAWCKKFGVPIEKIYNKTQREKFAWAIDMADEDFEF, from the exons ATGCTTGATCACGAATACACGACCAAGGAGGTCTTCCAGAACAACTTCTTCAATGACTGGAGGAAG gAGATGACCTCAGATGAACAGAAGATAATCAAGGACCTGGACAAATGTGACTTCAGAGAGATCCACAAGTACTTTGTGGACAAAAGTGAGGCACGGAAAGCACTCTCCAAAGAGGAGAAGCAG AAACTGAAGGAAGAGGCAGATAAGATCCAGGAGGAATATGGGTACTGCATCCTTGATGGGCACCGGGAGAAGATAGGCAACTTCAAAACTGAGCCGCCAGGGCTTTTCCGTGGCCGTGGTGACCACCCCAAAATGGGCATGCTGAAGAGGAGGATCATGCCGGAGGATGTTGTCATCAACTGCAGCAA GGACTCCAAGATCCCTGAGCCGCCAGAAGGGCACAAGTGGAAGGAGGTGCGCTTTGACAACACAGTTACCTGGCTGGCCTCGTGGACAGAAAACATCCAGAACACTTTGAAGTACATCATGCTGAACCCCAGCTCCAAGCTGAAG GGAGAGAAGGATTGGCAGAAATACGAGGTAGCCCGGCGTTTAAAGGATGTTGTCCACAAAATCCGTGCTCAGTACCGAGCCGACTGGAAGTCCAAGGAGATGAAGAAGCGGCAAAGAGCAGTGGCCCTCTATTTCATTGATAAG CTGGCCCTGCGAGCTGGCaatgagaaggaggaaggggagactGCGGACACGGTTGGCTGCTGCTCCCTGCGTGTGGAGCACATCAGACTGCACCCTGAACTGGATGGGCAGGAGCATGTGGTGGAGTTTGATTTCCTTGGGAAAGACTCAATCCGTTACTACAACAAAGTGTCGGTGGAGAAGATG GTGTTCAAGAacctgcagctcttcatgaaaaACAAGGACCCATCAGATGACCTCTTTGACAGGCTCAAT ACATCCATCTTGAACAGACACCTCCAGAGTCTGATGGATGGTTTGAGCGCCAAAGTGTTCAGGACGTACAATGCCTCCATCACCCTGCAGGAGCAGCTCAAGGCACTCACTAACT CTGAAGACAACGTCGCGGGAAAGCTCCTCTCCTACAACCGAGCTAACCGAGCTGTGGCCATCCTGTGCAATCATCAGAGGTCTACACCGAAAACCTTTGAGAAGTCAATGCAGAACCTCCAGGCTAAG ATCGATGCCAAGAAGCAACAGGTGGAAGAAGCCcaggaagagctgaaaaaagCTGAAGATGAGTTTGAAGACACAAAAGATGCCAAAGCAGAAGC CAatgtggagaagaaaaagaagctgttGAAGCggctggaagagcagctggaCAAGCTGAATGTCCAGGCCACAGATAAGGAGGAGAACAAGCAGATAGCTCTGGGCACGTCCAAGCTGAATTACCTGGACCCCAGGATTAGCATAGCTTG GTGCAAGAAGTTCGGCGTGCCCATCGAGAAGATCTATAACAAGACACAGAGGGAGAAGTTTGCCTGGGCAATCGACATGGCCGATGAGGACTTTGAATTCTGA
- the TOP1MT gene encoding DNA topoisomerase I, mitochondrial isoform X2 — MAMPWAPPPPYPTVGARCLGWEEEEKKEDGVKWTQLEHRGPYFAPLYEPLPDDVQFYYDGKPLKLSLATEEIATFYAKMLDHEYTTKEVFQNNFFNDWRKEMTSDEQKIIKDLDKCDFREIHKYFVDKSEARKALSKEEKQKLKEEADKIQEEYGYCILDGHREKIGNFKTEPPGLFRGRGDHPKMGMLKRRIMPEDVVINCSKDSKIPEPPEGHKWKEVRFDNTVTWLASWTENIQNTLKYIMLNPSSKLKGEKDWQKYEVARRLKDVVHKIRAQYRADWKSKEMKKRQRAVALYFIDKLALRAGNEKEEGETADTVGCCSLRVEHIRLHPELDGQEHVVEFDFLGKDSIRYYNKVSVEKMVFKNLQLFMKNKDPSDDLFDRLNTSILNRHLQSLMDGLSAKVFRTYNASITLQEQLKALTNSEDNVAGKLLSYNRANRAVAILCNHQRSTPKTFEKSMQNLQAKIDAKKQQVEEAQEELKKAEDEFEDTKDAKAEANVEKKKKLLKRLEEQLDKLNVQATDKEENKQIALGTSKLNYLDPRISIAWCKKFGVPIEKIYNKTQREKFAWAIDMADEDFEF, encoded by the exons ATGGCGATGCCTTGGGCCCCACCACCACCATACCCCACTGTTGGGGCAAGATGCTTGGG gtgggaagaggaggagaagaaggaagatggGGTGAAGTGGACCCAGCTGGAGCACCGAGGACCCTACTTCGCCCCCCTCTATGAGCCACTGCCTGATGATGTGCAGTTTTATTACGATG GTAAACCCCTGAAGCTGAGCCTGGCCACGGAGGAAATTGCCACCTTCTATGCTAAAATGCTTGATCACGAATACACGACCAAGGAGGTCTTCCAGAACAACTTCTTCAATGACTGGAGGAAG gAGATGACCTCAGATGAACAGAAGATAATCAAGGACCTGGACAAATGTGACTTCAGAGAGATCCACAAGTACTTTGTGGACAAAAGTGAGGCACGGAAAGCACTCTCCAAAGAGGAGAAGCAG AAACTGAAGGAAGAGGCAGATAAGATCCAGGAGGAATATGGGTACTGCATCCTTGATGGGCACCGGGAGAAGATAGGCAACTTCAAAACTGAGCCGCCAGGGCTTTTCCGTGGCCGTGGTGACCACCCCAAAATGGGCATGCTGAAGAGGAGGATCATGCCGGAGGATGTTGTCATCAACTGCAGCAA GGACTCCAAGATCCCTGAGCCGCCAGAAGGGCACAAGTGGAAGGAGGTGCGCTTTGACAACACAGTTACCTGGCTGGCCTCGTGGACAGAAAACATCCAGAACACTTTGAAGTACATCATGCTGAACCCCAGCTCCAAGCTGAAG GGAGAGAAGGATTGGCAGAAATACGAGGTAGCCCGGCGTTTAAAGGATGTTGTCCACAAAATCCGTGCTCAGTACCGAGCCGACTGGAAGTCCAAGGAGATGAAGAAGCGGCAAAGAGCAGTGGCCCTCTATTTCATTGATAAG CTGGCCCTGCGAGCTGGCaatgagaaggaggaaggggagactGCGGACACGGTTGGCTGCTGCTCCCTGCGTGTGGAGCACATCAGACTGCACCCTGAACTGGATGGGCAGGAGCATGTGGTGGAGTTTGATTTCCTTGGGAAAGACTCAATCCGTTACTACAACAAAGTGTCGGTGGAGAAGATG GTGTTCAAGAacctgcagctcttcatgaaaaACAAGGACCCATCAGATGACCTCTTTGACAGGCTCAAT ACATCCATCTTGAACAGACACCTCCAGAGTCTGATGGATGGTTTGAGCGCCAAAGTGTTCAGGACGTACAATGCCTCCATCACCCTGCAGGAGCAGCTCAAGGCACTCACTAACT CTGAAGACAACGTCGCGGGAAAGCTCCTCTCCTACAACCGAGCTAACCGAGCTGTGGCCATCCTGTGCAATCATCAGAGGTCTACACCGAAAACCTTTGAGAAGTCAATGCAGAACCTCCAGGCTAAG ATCGATGCCAAGAAGCAACAGGTGGAAGAAGCCcaggaagagctgaaaaaagCTGAAGATGAGTTTGAAGACACAAAAGATGCCAAAGCAGAAGC CAatgtggagaagaaaaagaagctgttGAAGCggctggaagagcagctggaCAAGCTGAATGTCCAGGCCACAGATAAGGAGGAGAACAAGCAGATAGCTCTGGGCACGTCCAAGCTGAATTACCTGGACCCCAGGATTAGCATAGCTTG GTGCAAGAAGTTCGGCGTGCCCATCGAGAAGATCTATAACAAGACACAGAGGGAGAAGTTTGCCTGGGCAATCGACATGGCCGATGAGGACTTTGAATTCTGA
- the LOC141932559 gene encoding lymphocyte antigen 6E-like, translated as MRALLMACLAAVLCVDVAKSLMCYTCTNQTSNNQCLTTSPCTKNETACATIVEKKGAGIHQQKLISKDCISTCDVFQDLYECCSQDNCNRNEASGMRPPTVVLGTAVLMKSCRVEKEGVSRELIAQAALFRGAAPASSSLLFGGLVSGDSWRCLLISSTKLPGNSYLGSRSGTGNQKEAPEGLKLPAPALPTCKQAEKS; from the exons ATGAGGGCTCTCCTGATGGCGTGTCTAGCTGCTGTCCTCTGCGTGGACGTTG CTAAGTCGCTGATGTGCTACACCTGCACCAACCAGACGAGCAACAATCAATGCCTGACAACTTCCCCATGTACCAAAAATGAGACAGCCTGTGCGACTATAGTTGAGAAGAAAGGTGCTG GCATTCACCAACAGAAGTTGATCAGCAAAGACTGCATTTCAACTTGTGATGTGTTTCAAGACCTTTACGAATGTTGCAGTCAGGATAACTGCAATCGCAATGAGGCATCTGGGATGAGACCTCCCACGGTGGTGCTGGGAACTGCAGTTCTG ATGAAGTCTTGCAGGGTGGAGAAGGAAGGGGTGAGCAGAGAGCTGATTGCCCAAGCAGCTTTATTCAGAGGGGCTGCTCCTGCTTCATCCTCTCTGCTCTTTGGTGGCTTGGTGAGTGGTGACTCATGGAGATGTCTGCTGATATCCAGCACCAAACTTCCTGGTAACTCTtaccttggaagcagaagtgggaCAGGCAATCAAAAGGAGGCCCCAGAAGGGCTGAAATtaccagctccagctctgcctacATGTAAGCAGGCAGAGAAATCGTAA
- the TOP1MT gene encoding DNA topoisomerase I, mitochondrial isoform X3, giving the protein MYRRLATSVLDRRVRHPRFNPICLRSSSGGCSRWEEEEKKEDGVKWTQLEHRGPYFAPLYEPLPDDVQFYYDGKPLKLSLATEEIATFYAKMLDHEYTTKEVFQNNFFNDWRKEMTSDEQKIIKDLDKCDFREIHKYFVDKSEARKALSKEEKQKLKEEADKIQEEYGYCILDGHREKIGNFKTEPPGLFRGRGDHPKMGMLKRRIMPEDVVINCSKDSKIPEPPEGHKWKEVRFDNTVTWLASWTENIQNTLKYIMLNPSSKLKLALRAGNEKEEGETADTVGCCSLRVEHIRLHPELDGQEHVVEFDFLGKDSIRYYNKVSVEKMVFKNLQLFMKNKDPSDDLFDRLNTSILNRHLQSLMDGLSAKVFRTYNASITLQEQLKALTNSEDNVAGKLLSYNRANRAVAILCNHQRSTPKTFEKSMQNLQAKIDAKKQQVEEAQEELKKAEDEFEDTKDAKAEANVEKKKKLLKRLEEQLDKLNVQATDKEENKQIALGTSKLNYLDPRISIAWCKKFGVPIEKIYNKTQREKFAWAIDMADEDFEF; this is encoded by the exons ATGTACCGACGTCTCGCCACTTCGGTGCTTGACCGCAGGGTCCGTCACCCTCGGTTCAATCCCATTTGTCTCCGGTCAAGCTCCGGGGGCTGCAGCCG gtgggaagaggaggagaagaaggaagatggGGTGAAGTGGACCCAGCTGGAGCACCGAGGACCCTACTTCGCCCCCCTCTATGAGCCACTGCCTGATGATGTGCAGTTTTATTACGATG GTAAACCCCTGAAGCTGAGCCTGGCCACGGAGGAAATTGCCACCTTCTATGCTAAAATGCTTGATCACGAATACACGACCAAGGAGGTCTTCCAGAACAACTTCTTCAATGACTGGAGGAAG gAGATGACCTCAGATGAACAGAAGATAATCAAGGACCTGGACAAATGTGACTTCAGAGAGATCCACAAGTACTTTGTGGACAAAAGTGAGGCACGGAAAGCACTCTCCAAAGAGGAGAAGCAG AAACTGAAGGAAGAGGCAGATAAGATCCAGGAGGAATATGGGTACTGCATCCTTGATGGGCACCGGGAGAAGATAGGCAACTTCAAAACTGAGCCGCCAGGGCTTTTCCGTGGCCGTGGTGACCACCCCAAAATGGGCATGCTGAAGAGGAGGATCATGCCGGAGGATGTTGTCATCAACTGCAGCAA GGACTCCAAGATCCCTGAGCCGCCAGAAGGGCACAAGTGGAAGGAGGTGCGCTTTGACAACACAGTTACCTGGCTGGCCTCGTGGACAGAAAACATCCAGAACACTTTGAAGTACATCATGCTGAACCCCAGCTCCAAGCTGAAG CTGGCCCTGCGAGCTGGCaatgagaaggaggaaggggagactGCGGACACGGTTGGCTGCTGCTCCCTGCGTGTGGAGCACATCAGACTGCACCCTGAACTGGATGGGCAGGAGCATGTGGTGGAGTTTGATTTCCTTGGGAAAGACTCAATCCGTTACTACAACAAAGTGTCGGTGGAGAAGATG GTGTTCAAGAacctgcagctcttcatgaaaaACAAGGACCCATCAGATGACCTCTTTGACAGGCTCAAT ACATCCATCTTGAACAGACACCTCCAGAGTCTGATGGATGGTTTGAGCGCCAAAGTGTTCAGGACGTACAATGCCTCCATCACCCTGCAGGAGCAGCTCAAGGCACTCACTAACT CTGAAGACAACGTCGCGGGAAAGCTCCTCTCCTACAACCGAGCTAACCGAGCTGTGGCCATCCTGTGCAATCATCAGAGGTCTACACCGAAAACCTTTGAGAAGTCAATGCAGAACCTCCAGGCTAAG ATCGATGCCAAGAAGCAACAGGTGGAAGAAGCCcaggaagagctgaaaaaagCTGAAGATGAGTTTGAAGACACAAAAGATGCCAAAGCAGAAGC CAatgtggagaagaaaaagaagctgttGAAGCggctggaagagcagctggaCAAGCTGAATGTCCAGGCCACAGATAAGGAGGAGAACAAGCAGATAGCTCTGGGCACGTCCAAGCTGAATTACCTGGACCCCAGGATTAGCATAGCTTG GTGCAAGAAGTTCGGCGTGCCCATCGAGAAGATCTATAACAAGACACAGAGGGAGAAGTTTGCCTGGGCAATCGACATGGCCGATGAGGACTTTGAATTCTGA
- the TOP1MT gene encoding DNA topoisomerase I, mitochondrial isoform X1, with the protein MYRRLATSVLDRRVRHPRFNPICLRSSSGGCSRWEEEEKKEDGVKWTQLEHRGPYFAPLYEPLPDDVQFYYDGKPLKLSLATEEIATFYAKMLDHEYTTKEVFQNNFFNDWRKEMTSDEQKIIKDLDKCDFREIHKYFVDKSEARKALSKEEKQKLKEEADKIQEEYGYCILDGHREKIGNFKTEPPGLFRGRGDHPKMGMLKRRIMPEDVVINCSKDSKIPEPPEGHKWKEVRFDNTVTWLASWTENIQNTLKYIMLNPSSKLKGEKDWQKYEVARRLKDVVHKIRAQYRADWKSKEMKKRQRAVALYFIDKLALRAGNEKEEGETADTVGCCSLRVEHIRLHPELDGQEHVVEFDFLGKDSIRYYNKVSVEKMVFKNLQLFMKNKDPSDDLFDRLNTSILNRHLQSLMDGLSAKVFRTYNASITLQEQLKALTNSEDNVAGKLLSYNRANRAVAILCNHQRSTPKTFEKSMQNLQAKIDAKKQQVEEAQEELKKAEDEFEDTKDAKAEANVEKKKKLLKRLEEQLDKLNVQATDKEENKQIALGTSKLNYLDPRISIAWCKKFGVPIEKIYNKTQREKFAWAIDMADEDFEF; encoded by the exons ATGTACCGACGTCTCGCCACTTCGGTGCTTGACCGCAGGGTCCGTCACCCTCGGTTCAATCCCATTTGTCTCCGGTCAAGCTCCGGGGGCTGCAGCCG gtgggaagaggaggagaagaaggaagatggGGTGAAGTGGACCCAGCTGGAGCACCGAGGACCCTACTTCGCCCCCCTCTATGAGCCACTGCCTGATGATGTGCAGTTTTATTACGATG GTAAACCCCTGAAGCTGAGCCTGGCCACGGAGGAAATTGCCACCTTCTATGCTAAAATGCTTGATCACGAATACACGACCAAGGAGGTCTTCCAGAACAACTTCTTCAATGACTGGAGGAAG gAGATGACCTCAGATGAACAGAAGATAATCAAGGACCTGGACAAATGTGACTTCAGAGAGATCCACAAGTACTTTGTGGACAAAAGTGAGGCACGGAAAGCACTCTCCAAAGAGGAGAAGCAG AAACTGAAGGAAGAGGCAGATAAGATCCAGGAGGAATATGGGTACTGCATCCTTGATGGGCACCGGGAGAAGATAGGCAACTTCAAAACTGAGCCGCCAGGGCTTTTCCGTGGCCGTGGTGACCACCCCAAAATGGGCATGCTGAAGAGGAGGATCATGCCGGAGGATGTTGTCATCAACTGCAGCAA GGACTCCAAGATCCCTGAGCCGCCAGAAGGGCACAAGTGGAAGGAGGTGCGCTTTGACAACACAGTTACCTGGCTGGCCTCGTGGACAGAAAACATCCAGAACACTTTGAAGTACATCATGCTGAACCCCAGCTCCAAGCTGAAG GGAGAGAAGGATTGGCAGAAATACGAGGTAGCCCGGCGTTTAAAGGATGTTGTCCACAAAATCCGTGCTCAGTACCGAGCCGACTGGAAGTCCAAGGAGATGAAGAAGCGGCAAAGAGCAGTGGCCCTCTATTTCATTGATAAG CTGGCCCTGCGAGCTGGCaatgagaaggaggaaggggagactGCGGACACGGTTGGCTGCTGCTCCCTGCGTGTGGAGCACATCAGACTGCACCCTGAACTGGATGGGCAGGAGCATGTGGTGGAGTTTGATTTCCTTGGGAAAGACTCAATCCGTTACTACAACAAAGTGTCGGTGGAGAAGATG GTGTTCAAGAacctgcagctcttcatgaaaaACAAGGACCCATCAGATGACCTCTTTGACAGGCTCAAT ACATCCATCTTGAACAGACACCTCCAGAGTCTGATGGATGGTTTGAGCGCCAAAGTGTTCAGGACGTACAATGCCTCCATCACCCTGCAGGAGCAGCTCAAGGCACTCACTAACT CTGAAGACAACGTCGCGGGAAAGCTCCTCTCCTACAACCGAGCTAACCGAGCTGTGGCCATCCTGTGCAATCATCAGAGGTCTACACCGAAAACCTTTGAGAAGTCAATGCAGAACCTCCAGGCTAAG ATCGATGCCAAGAAGCAACAGGTGGAAGAAGCCcaggaagagctgaaaaaagCTGAAGATGAGTTTGAAGACACAAAAGATGCCAAAGCAGAAGC CAatgtggagaagaaaaagaagctgttGAAGCggctggaagagcagctggaCAAGCTGAATGTCCAGGCCACAGATAAGGAGGAGAACAAGCAGATAGCTCTGGGCACGTCCAAGCTGAATTACCTGGACCCCAGGATTAGCATAGCTTG GTGCAAGAAGTTCGGCGTGCCCATCGAGAAGATCTATAACAAGACACAGAGGGAGAAGTTTGCCTGGGCAATCGACATGGCCGATGAGGACTTTGAATTCTGA